A DNA window from Paraburkholderia sp. IMGN_8 contains the following coding sequences:
- a CDS encoding LysR family transcriptional regulator gives MQNRLELLRLYCAAVEANSFKDAATRLGASPQSVTRAVQELESLVGEVLFHRNTRRVRATEAGEVLAARARELVRQADDLLQPGRPDAEAGLSGLVRITAPKAIGETHLMPVLTRVAQQHPGITLDVRLSDQISDVIEERIDIGVRVGFMRDSRFVVRSVSKASFFVVATPKLIRRTGRPDTVQQLGEVPTTALLDRNTGRKWPWQFAQGEQFTPGPSAFVTDDPQAECQAVLAGLGYGQLASYLAQPYLRTGKLVSVLDALAPEPWPICVYRPQRGPVPPRVRLVFDAIVEVLSGTDFPGTD, from the coding sequence ATGCAGAACCGTCTGGAATTGCTGAGACTCTATTGCGCCGCTGTCGAAGCGAACAGTTTCAAAGACGCCGCCACGCGCCTGGGTGCATCGCCGCAGTCGGTCACGCGAGCCGTGCAGGAGCTCGAATCGCTGGTCGGCGAAGTGCTGTTTCACCGCAATACCCGGCGCGTACGCGCAACCGAAGCAGGCGAGGTGCTGGCCGCGCGCGCCCGCGAACTCGTACGGCAGGCCGACGATCTCCTGCAACCGGGCCGCCCGGATGCCGAGGCCGGTTTGAGCGGCCTCGTGCGGATCACAGCGCCCAAGGCGATTGGCGAAACTCATCTGATGCCCGTGTTGACGCGAGTCGCGCAGCAGCATCCAGGTATCACCCTCGACGTGCGCTTGTCGGATCAGATTAGCGATGTGATCGAAGAGCGGATCGATATCGGCGTTCGAGTCGGCTTCATGCGGGACAGCCGGTTCGTGGTCCGCTCCGTCTCCAAGGCCAGTTTTTTTGTCGTGGCGACGCCGAAGCTAATACGCCGCACCGGACGGCCGGACACCGTGCAGCAACTCGGCGAGGTGCCGACCACCGCGCTGCTGGACCGCAATACCGGCCGCAAATGGCCGTGGCAGTTCGCGCAAGGCGAGCAGTTCACACCGGGGCCGTCAGCCTTCGTGACCGACGATCCTCAAGCCGAATGCCAGGCCGTGCTGGCCGGTCTCGGCTACGGGCAACTTGCCAGCTATCTCGCACAGCCTTATCTGCGCACCGGCAAACTGGTGAGCGTGCTCGACGCGCTGGCACCCGAGCCTTGGCCCATCTGCGTGTACCGGCCGCAACGGGGACCCGTTCCGCCACGTGTCCGGCTGGTGTTCGACGCGATCGTGGAAGTGTTGTCGGGGACGGATTTTCCGGGGACGGACTGA
- a CDS encoding SDR family oxidoreductase — MSHGIEGKVVVITGASSGLGEATARLLSSKGAALVLGARRLDRLEKIAGELRARGGKVEVLATDVTRRADVDALVALAVERFGKADVIVNNAGLMAIAPLAETKVDEWERMIDINIKGVLYGIAAALPVFQKQGSGHFINVASVGGIKVFSPGGTVYSSTKFAVRAISEGLRHEVGGAIRTTIVSPGVIDSELKLGSSHEASAKMLDEFYQQAIPADSVARAVAYAIEQPANVDINEIVLRPTVQEF; from the coding sequence ATGAGTCACGGTATCGAAGGAAAAGTAGTTGTTATCACGGGTGCAAGCAGTGGTTTGGGTGAAGCGACGGCGCGTCTGTTGTCGTCGAAGGGCGCGGCGCTGGTGCTGGGTGCGCGGCGTCTCGACCGCCTCGAAAAGATTGCCGGGGAACTTCGCGCGAGGGGCGGCAAAGTCGAGGTGCTTGCCACCGATGTCACACGCCGTGCCGATGTGGACGCGTTGGTCGCGCTGGCAGTTGAACGCTTCGGCAAGGCCGACGTGATCGTCAACAACGCTGGCCTGATGGCGATCGCGCCGCTGGCGGAGACCAAGGTCGACGAGTGGGAGCGAATGATCGACATCAATATCAAAGGCGTGCTGTACGGCATCGCTGCTGCGCTGCCGGTGTTTCAGAAGCAGGGCAGCGGGCACTTCATCAATGTCGCGTCGGTGGGCGGGATCAAAGTGTTCAGCCCTGGCGGCACCGTATACAGCAGCACCAAGTTCGCAGTGCGGGCGATATCCGAAGGATTGCGGCACGAAGTCGGCGGCGCGATTCGCACGACCATCGTGTCGCCAGGCGTAATCGATTCGGAGCTGAAGTTGGGCAGTTCGCACGAAGCCAGCGCGAAGATGCTCGACGAGTTCTATCAGCAGGCTATCCCTGCGGACTCGGTGGCGCGGGCAGTGGCGTATGCGATCGAGCAGCCGGCGAACGTCGATATCAACGAGATCGTGCTGCGCCCAACTGTGCAGGAGTTTTGA
- the gudD gene encoding glucarate dehydratase, whose product MSTPTSQSNATPTVTELRVVPVAGRDSMLMNLSGAHGPFFTRNIVILRDSAGNTGVGEVPGGESIRKTIDDARPLVVGQSIGNLQAVLNKARTQFADRDAGGRGLQTFDLRTTIHAVTALEAALLDLLGQHLGVPVAALLGEGQQRDEVEMLGYLFYIGDRNKTDLPYANGADGRDDWERLRTEEAMTPEAVVRLAEAAQARYGFNDFKLKGGVLPGDAEIEAVTALAERFPKARVTLDPNGAWSLSEAVRLCRDKHHVLAYAEDPCGAENGYSGREVMAEFRRATGLPTATNMIATDWRQMGHAIQLQSVDIPLADPHFWTMQGSVRVAQMCNEWGLTWGSHSNNHFDISLAMFTQVAAAAPGKITAIDTHWIWQDGQRLTRNPLQIVGGKVKVPEKGGLGVELDLDELDKAHALYQQHGLGARDDGIAMQFLIPNWKFDNKRPCLVR is encoded by the coding sequence ATGTCCACACCTACTTCCCAATCGAACGCCACGCCGACGGTCACCGAATTGCGCGTTGTTCCAGTCGCCGGTCGTGACAGCATGTTGATGAACCTGAGCGGCGCACATGGCCCGTTCTTCACGCGCAACATCGTGATTCTGCGCGACAGCGCCGGCAACACCGGTGTCGGTGAAGTCCCCGGCGGCGAGAGCATTCGCAAGACCATCGACGATGCGCGTCCGCTCGTCGTGGGTCAGTCGATCGGCAACCTTCAGGCCGTGCTCAACAAAGCGCGCACGCAGTTCGCCGACCGCGACGCCGGCGGACGCGGCTTGCAGACTTTCGACCTGCGCACGACCATCCATGCAGTGACCGCGCTCGAAGCAGCGTTGCTCGATTTGCTCGGGCAGCATCTGGGCGTACCGGTTGCCGCACTCCTCGGCGAAGGCCAGCAGCGCGACGAAGTCGAAATGCTCGGCTACCTGTTCTACATCGGCGACCGGAACAAAACCGATCTGCCGTACGCAAACGGAGCAGACGGCCGCGACGATTGGGAACGTCTTCGCACCGAAGAAGCCATGACGCCCGAAGCGGTGGTGCGCCTCGCTGAGGCCGCTCAAGCACGCTATGGCTTCAACGATTTCAAGCTCAAGGGCGGCGTGCTGCCCGGCGACGCCGAAATCGAAGCGGTGACGGCACTTGCCGAACGATTCCCGAAGGCGCGCGTGACGCTTGACCCGAATGGCGCGTGGTCGCTTTCCGAAGCAGTTCGTCTGTGCCGCGACAAACACCACGTACTGGCCTACGCGGAAGACCCATGCGGCGCCGAGAATGGTTATTCCGGCCGCGAAGTGATGGCTGAATTCCGCCGCGCCACCGGCTTGCCGACCGCCACCAACATGATCGCGACTGACTGGCGCCAGATGGGCCACGCCATCCAGCTGCAATCGGTGGACATTCCGCTCGCCGACCCGCACTTCTGGACGATGCAAGGCTCTGTCCGGGTCGCGCAGATGTGCAATGAGTGGGGTTTGACGTGGGGCTCGCATTCGAACAACCACTTCGATATTTCTCTCGCGATGTTCACCCAGGTCGCCGCCGCCGCGCCCGGCAAGATCACCGCCATCGATACCCACTGGATCTGGCAGGACGGTCAGCGCCTGACCCGCAATCCGTTGCAAATCGTGGGCGGCAAAGTGAAGGTGCCGGAAAAGGGCGGCCTTGGCGTCGAGCTCGATCTGGACGAACTGGACAAGGCCCACGCGCTGTATCAACAACACGGCCTGGGCGCTCGCGACGACGGCATCGCCATGCAGTTCCTGATTCCGAACTGGAAGTTCGATAACAAGCGTCCGTGTCTCGTACGCTAA
- a CDS encoding MFS transporter: MTSALATAAGSLESAVSKVKRHVLPLFLIMFIANYIDRVNIGFVNSHMQADLGIGAAAYGLGSGLFFIGYALFEVPSNVLMQKYGARAWLTRIMGTWGLVAAAMAFVWNDTSFYVLRFLLGIAEAGFFPGVVFYFTQWLPQKERGKAVAVFLAGSALASVLSGPITGALLSIRGLGLHGWQWMFLVEGGFSVVLCAVSWMLLKSRIRDATWLTADEQEILAKAIAAEQAERDALGAAHLPTAKLLKDPQILLFCFLYFAIQLTIYAATFWLPTIIRKMGGLSDFEVGMFNAIPWLIAMVAMYCFAVLSAKWRFQQAWLAAALVIAACGLFASTSGNPVLSFVAICFSAIGFKAASSLFWPIPQGYLDARVAAGVIALINSVGNLGGFFAPAAFGYLQQHTGSISGGLYALGVASLIAAAAGFLTRNRFAKRDALAPAVQSNAH, encoded by the coding sequence TTGACATCTGCTCTCGCCACCGCGGCCGGCTCGCTCGAATCCGCGGTTTCCAAGGTCAAGCGGCACGTGCTGCCGCTCTTCCTGATCATGTTTATCGCGAACTACATCGACCGCGTGAACATTGGCTTTGTCAATTCGCATATGCAGGCGGATCTGGGCATCGGGGCCGCTGCGTATGGACTCGGAAGCGGTTTGTTCTTCATCGGGTACGCGTTGTTCGAAGTGCCTTCGAACGTTCTGATGCAGAAGTACGGAGCTCGCGCCTGGCTCACGCGCATTATGGGCACGTGGGGTCTCGTGGCCGCGGCCATGGCTTTCGTCTGGAACGACACGTCGTTTTACGTGCTGCGCTTTCTGCTGGGCATTGCTGAGGCCGGCTTCTTCCCCGGCGTTGTTTTCTATTTCACGCAATGGCTGCCACAGAAAGAGCGCGGCAAGGCCGTCGCGGTTTTCCTCGCCGGCTCTGCGCTGGCATCGGTGCTTTCCGGGCCGATTACGGGTGCCCTTCTTTCGATCCGCGGTTTAGGACTGCACGGCTGGCAGTGGATGTTTCTCGTCGAAGGCGGTTTTTCGGTCGTCCTGTGCGCCGTGAGCTGGATGTTGTTGAAGTCACGTATTCGCGACGCCACGTGGCTGACGGCCGACGAACAGGAGATTCTCGCCAAGGCCATCGCTGCTGAGCAGGCCGAGCGCGACGCGCTCGGCGCTGCGCACCTGCCGACGGCGAAACTGCTGAAGGACCCGCAAATCCTTCTGTTCTGCTTCCTCTACTTCGCGATTCAACTGACGATCTACGCGGCCACCTTCTGGCTTCCGACGATCATCAGAAAGATGGGCGGACTCTCGGACTTCGAAGTCGGGATGTTCAACGCGATACCGTGGCTCATTGCCATGGTTGCGATGTACTGTTTTGCGGTGCTGTCAGCGAAGTGGCGCTTCCAGCAGGCATGGCTCGCGGCAGCGCTCGTCATCGCGGCTTGCGGGCTGTTTGCTTCGACGTCCGGCAATCCTGTTCTGTCGTTCGTGGCGATTTGCTTCTCCGCGATCGGGTTCAAGGCTGCTTCATCACTGTTCTGGCCCATTCCGCAGGGCTATCTGGACGCACGCGTCGCAGCCGGCGTGATTGCGCTGATCAACTCGGTCGGCAACCTCGGCGGCTTCTTCGCGCCTGCCGCTTTCGGCTATCTGCAGCAGCACACCGGCTCGATTTCCGGCGGCCTGTACGCGCTGGGCGTGGCATCGCTCATCGCTGCGGCAGCCGGCTTCCTCACCCGCAATCGTTTCGCGAAGCGTGACGCGCTGGCGCCGGCCGTCCAAAGCAACGCCCACTGA
- a CDS encoding FadR/GntR family transcriptional regulator produces MSSLTEKVVATLSDEIRRGTLRPGDRIPTEVEMMKQLSVSRSVVREAISRLQAAKVVETRHGIGTFVLAPAAEEPMQLPAADLSNMLDVMAIIEFRIDVEAASAALAAARRTEQNLKQIRSALERFESELERKNTDVLAHDIEFHLQIARASGNRYFFDVLSQLGRAVSPRTRLGSAEIAELDHIEHLRNVLSEHQMIYRAIERQDPDDARAAMRMHLSNSRERLRRAHELSKAGV; encoded by the coding sequence ATGAGCAGCCTAACCGAGAAGGTGGTGGCCACCCTTTCCGACGAAATCCGCCGCGGCACCCTGAGGCCGGGCGACCGGATTCCGACCGAGGTCGAGATGATGAAGCAGCTCTCCGTGAGCCGCTCCGTTGTTCGCGAGGCGATTTCGCGCCTGCAGGCGGCGAAAGTTGTCGAGACACGTCACGGCATCGGCACATTTGTATTGGCGCCGGCCGCGGAAGAGCCGATGCAGCTGCCTGCCGCCGATCTTTCCAACATGCTCGACGTGATGGCCATCATCGAGTTCCGTATCGACGTCGAGGCCGCATCCGCCGCTCTGGCGGCGGCGAGGCGCACCGAGCAGAATCTCAAGCAGATTCGCAGCGCGCTGGAGCGTTTCGAGTCCGAACTGGAGCGAAAGAATACCGACGTGCTGGCGCACGACATCGAGTTTCATTTGCAGATCGCGCGAGCCAGCGGGAATCGCTACTTCTTCGACGTTCTCAGTCAGCTCGGCCGCGCGGTGAGCCCGCGCACGCGGCTCGGCTCCGCCGAGATCGCGGAGCTCGACCATATCGAGCACCTGCGCAACGTGCTGAGCGAGCATCAGATGATCTACCGGGCAATCGAACGTCAGGACCCGGACGACGCGCGTGCCGCCATGCGGATGCACCTGAGCAACAGCCGCGAACGACTTCGGCGCGCACATGAGTTGAGCAAGGCGGGCGTGTAG
- a CDS encoding phasin family protein codes for MDRPDAANPFGDFTKMLEQFKLPGFDVPAIMEARRKDVEALVQANQTAFQGMQSLAQKQADMLRSTLGELQSLTGQLSTGGAAPSAKTAELIQQSLHKSLADMQQLAQAAYQTQAESYAVIAKRVEENVQELKSLLQQQKK; via the coding sequence ATGGACCGACCTGACGCCGCCAATCCGTTTGGCGATTTCACCAAAATGCTGGAACAGTTCAAGCTCCCCGGCTTCGACGTGCCCGCCATCATGGAAGCGCGACGCAAAGACGTCGAAGCGCTGGTTCAAGCCAATCAAACCGCTTTTCAAGGCATGCAGTCGCTCGCGCAGAAACAGGCGGACATGCTGCGCTCCACGCTGGGCGAATTGCAATCGCTGACGGGGCAGTTGTCGACGGGCGGCGCCGCGCCTTCAGCTAAAACCGCCGAGCTGATCCAGCAAAGTTTGCATAAGTCGCTCGCCGATATGCAGCAGCTCGCGCAGGCCGCGTATCAAACACAAGCCGAGTCGTATGCGGTGATCGCAAAACGTGTGGAAGAAAACGTGCAGGAGCTTAAATCGCTTTTACAGCAACAGAAGAAATAA
- a CDS encoding DUF2844 domain-containing protein: MLSTGIARAMLGASCVLSFAAHATLGQNASTVDSDQTRMRAVAHTATTQSAYSVHVMTMPSGTLVREYVAPNGIVFGVAWEGPTLPDLKSMLGAAFDQYVAATATRRGTPLAVSNSDLVVYSGGHLRAFSGHAYLPQAVPAGVDVGVIQ, translated from the coding sequence ATGCTCTCTACAGGCATTGCTCGCGCAATGCTCGGGGCAAGCTGCGTGCTGTCGTTTGCCGCACATGCCACGCTCGGCCAGAACGCCAGCACTGTCGACAGCGATCAAACGCGCATGCGTGCAGTCGCTCATACGGCCACCACGCAAAGCGCGTATTCAGTACACGTGATGACGATGCCGTCCGGCACGCTGGTGCGCGAGTACGTTGCACCCAACGGTATCGTCTTCGGCGTCGCGTGGGAAGGTCCGACGCTGCCGGATCTGAAGTCCATGCTGGGCGCCGCATTCGACCAATACGTCGCGGCCACCGCGACGCGCCGGGGAACGCCGCTCGCGGTCTCCAACAGCGATCTGGTGGTCTACTCCGGCGGCCATCTGCGCGCGTTCTCCGGCCATGCCTATCTGCCGCAAGCGGTGCCCGCGGGCGTCGATGTCGGCGTCATTCAATAA
- a CDS encoding DUF3443 domain-containing protein, giving the protein MRHTSSFITLLCATLLALLVSACGGGGGGSSGATTSSNSATSSGSSTSTSTSAGPTVTNTSPSPQVVAANAVRVSADSGVSGVPNMPFVSVTICAPGTSQCQTIDHVLVDTGSWGLRVFAAQLPASMTLPQQKDGSGKLVAECMQFFDGYTWGPVKLADVQIAGEKAASLPIQVIDPSYASVPGDCSGVGSPRNTPAALQANGVLGIGVFKHDCGANCVLQAVPATYYGCNGSACTGIALVEALQVANPIPYFTTDNNGSILSLPTVSGGAPAITGQLVFGIGTQANNALGNAQVIGVSPSTGTFTTVQNGTTYSRSILDSGSTGLFFQTSALPVCASPNNAYYCPSSTQQLSAMIEGVNGITSAVTFSVGNATSISQTYSGDAALPLLAGPAFVTSAIFDWGLPFFYGRNVYAAVEQQTTPGGTGPYVAY; this is encoded by the coding sequence ATGCGTCATACGTCTTCGTTCATCACCTTGTTGTGCGCGACGCTGCTCGCGTTGCTGGTCAGTGCCTGCGGCGGCGGGGGCGGCGGCTCCAGCGGCGCGACCACGTCGAGCAACTCCGCGACGTCGTCCGGTTCCTCCACCTCGACCAGCACGTCGGCTGGCCCGACCGTCACCAATACGTCGCCTTCGCCGCAAGTGGTGGCGGCCAATGCGGTGCGCGTCAGTGCCGATTCCGGCGTGAGCGGCGTGCCGAACATGCCGTTCGTCAGCGTGACGATTTGTGCGCCCGGCACCAGCCAGTGCCAAACCATCGATCATGTGCTGGTGGATACCGGTTCGTGGGGCTTGCGCGTGTTCGCGGCGCAATTGCCTGCATCGATGACATTGCCGCAGCAAAAGGACGGCTCGGGCAAACTGGTCGCCGAATGCATGCAGTTCTTCGACGGCTACACGTGGGGTCCGGTGAAGCTTGCCGACGTGCAGATCGCCGGTGAAAAAGCCGCCTCGTTGCCGATCCAGGTGATCGACCCGAGCTACGCTTCGGTGCCGGGCGACTGCTCGGGAGTCGGTTCGCCGCGCAATACGCCGGCTGCCTTGCAGGCCAACGGCGTGCTCGGCATCGGCGTGTTCAAGCACGACTGCGGCGCGAATTGCGTGCTGCAGGCGGTGCCCGCCACTTACTACGGCTGTAACGGCTCGGCGTGCACGGGGATTGCGCTGGTCGAAGCGTTGCAGGTGGCCAATCCGATTCCGTACTTCACCACCGACAACAACGGATCGATCCTGAGCCTGCCGACGGTGTCGGGCGGCGCGCCGGCGATTACCGGGCAACTGGTGTTCGGCATCGGCACGCAGGCCAACAATGCGCTAGGCAATGCGCAGGTGATCGGCGTAAGTCCGTCCACCGGCACCTTCACGACGGTGCAGAACGGCACGACGTATTCGCGCAGTATTCTGGACAGCGGCTCGACCGGTCTGTTCTTCCAGACCAGTGCGTTGCCGGTGTGCGCGAGTCCGAATAACGCGTACTACTGCCCGAGCTCGACCCAGCAGTTGAGTGCGATGATCGAAGGCGTTAACGGCATCACGAGCGCGGTCACGTTCAGTGTCGGCAACGCCACGTCGATCTCGCAGACGTACAGCGGCGATGCGGCGCTGCCGTTGCTGGCTGGCCCGGCCTTCGTGACGTCGGCGATCTTCGACTGGGGGCTGCCGTTCTTCTACGGCCGTAATGTGTACGCCGCCGTCGAGCAGCAGACGACGCCGGGCGGCACCGGTCCTTACGTCGCGTATTGA
- a CDS encoding transglutaminase family protein: MSIRVALNHVTHYRYDRLVALSPQVVRLRPAPHCRTPILSYSMRVEPAQHFINWQQDAFANYQARLVFPEKTREFKVTVDLVAEMAVYNPFDFFLEPSAEEFPFEYAPGLAQELAPYLVKRTPTPRFAEFVASIDRTPKRTADFLVELNQRLQHDIRYLIRMEPGVQTPEETLTNASGSCRDSGWLLVETLRQLGLAARFVSGYLLQLAPDTKAIDGPSGTEVDFTDLHAWCEVYLPGAGWIGLDPTSGLLAGEGHIPVACTPEPGSAAPISGAVDESEVEFEHAMSIERVLETPRVTKPYSEEVWSDVLQMGAQVDERLTDMDVRLTMGGEPTFVSVRDRDAAEWNTDALGPTKRGYAVALMAKLRARYGANGFLHIGQGKWYPGEQLPRWAMSLYWRADGEPCWQDPSLFADEREPGTYTAEDAQRFLAHLAGKLSVDKTCIHAGFEDVWYYLWRERRLPVNVDPFDARLDDELERVRLRRVFDAGLVAATGYVLPLARERDVPHQPPTWVTGRWFLRDERMYLIPGDSPMGYRLPLDSLPWVSKTDYPYQHAHDPFAPPVPLRSAAQLRMQYEGESRNMTAADARSAAALSSSAADLLSGMPGSGALAYAPDQQRAPARGESSKETIRTAICVEARDPKRAAGPKAETEAFGSGHKLLHVFMPPLTELDDFLDLLAAVEATAAELQMKVIVEGYPPPRDARLKVLQVTPDPGVIEVNIHPASSWEQLVSHTEYLYQSAHETYLSTEKFMTDGRHTGTGGGNHFVLGGATPADSPFLRRPDLLASLIAYWHNHPSLSYLFSGLFIGPTSQAPRVDEARNDQVYELEVAFRELQRQIDLLGGRESANLPAWMIDRSLRNILIDVTGNTHRAEFCIDKLYSPDGPTGRLGLLELRGFEMPPHARMSLVQQLLLRALVARFWHTPYTQRLTRWGTELHDRFMLGTFVKMDFDDVLGELNEAGFAFDSSWFAPHFEFRFPLVGQTTVNGVSLTIRNALEPWHVMGEEGSVGGTVRYVDSSVERLEVRALGLNGNRHVLAVNGVPVPLQPTGRVSEYVAGVRFRAWSQPSALHPTIGVDAPLTFDLVDTWSGRSVGGCQYHVAHPGGRSYETFPVNSYEAESRRRARFFASGHTPGPLAVDTPQRSLEFPFTLDLRYW, translated from the coding sequence GTGTCCATACGCGTCGCGTTGAATCATGTCACACATTATCGCTACGACAGGCTGGTTGCACTGTCGCCTCAGGTCGTGCGTCTCAGGCCGGCGCCTCACTGCCGGACGCCGATTCTGTCGTATTCGATGCGGGTCGAGCCGGCCCAGCATTTCATCAACTGGCAGCAGGACGCGTTCGCCAACTATCAGGCGCGTCTGGTGTTCCCCGAGAAAACGCGCGAGTTCAAGGTGACCGTGGATCTGGTCGCCGAGATGGCCGTCTACAACCCGTTCGATTTCTTTCTCGAACCGTCCGCAGAGGAGTTCCCCTTCGAGTATGCGCCGGGCCTCGCGCAGGAACTCGCGCCGTACCTCGTCAAACGCACCCCGACGCCGCGCTTCGCCGAATTTGTCGCGAGTATCGACCGGACGCCGAAACGCACCGCCGACTTCCTCGTCGAACTGAATCAACGGCTGCAGCATGACATCCGCTATCTGATCCGCATGGAGCCGGGCGTGCAGACGCCCGAGGAAACGCTGACCAATGCGTCGGGTTCGTGCCGCGATTCGGGCTGGCTGCTGGTCGAGACTTTGCGGCAACTGGGTCTGGCGGCGCGCTTCGTGTCCGGCTACCTGCTGCAACTCGCGCCCGATACCAAAGCCATCGATGGCCCGAGCGGCACCGAAGTCGACTTCACCGATCTGCACGCCTGGTGCGAGGTGTACTTGCCGGGCGCCGGCTGGATCGGCCTCGATCCGACTTCCGGCCTGCTCGCGGGTGAAGGACACATTCCGGTTGCCTGCACGCCGGAACCCGGCAGCGCGGCGCCGATTTCCGGCGCGGTCGACGAATCCGAAGTCGAGTTCGAGCACGCGATGTCGATCGAGCGCGTGCTGGAAACACCGCGTGTCACCAAGCCGTACAGCGAAGAGGTGTGGAGCGACGTGCTGCAAATGGGCGCGCAGGTCGACGAGCGCCTGACCGACATGGACGTGCGCCTGACGATGGGCGGCGAGCCGACCTTCGTGTCGGTACGCGATCGCGACGCCGCCGAATGGAACACCGACGCGCTCGGACCCACCAAGCGCGGCTATGCGGTCGCGCTGATGGCCAAGCTGCGCGCGCGTTACGGCGCGAACGGCTTTTTGCATATCGGCCAGGGCAAGTGGTATCCGGGCGAGCAGTTGCCGCGCTGGGCGATGTCGCTCTACTGGCGCGCCGACGGCGAGCCGTGCTGGCAAGACCCGTCGCTCTTTGCTGACGAACGGGAGCCGGGCACCTACACCGCCGAGGACGCGCAACGTTTCCTCGCGCATCTGGCGGGCAAGCTGTCGGTCGACAAGACGTGCATCCACGCCGGTTTCGAGGACGTCTGGTACTACCTGTGGCGCGAGCGCCGTCTGCCGGTCAACGTGGATCCATTCGATGCACGCCTCGACGACGAACTCGAGCGCGTGCGTCTGCGGCGCGTGTTCGACGCCGGCCTGGTTGCCGCCACCGGCTACGTGCTGCCGCTCGCGCGCGAACGCGACGTGCCGCATCAGCCGCCGACGTGGGTCACGGGCCGCTGGTTCCTGCGTGACGAACGCATGTACCTGATCCCCGGCGACTCGCCAATGGGTTATCGCTTGCCGCTCGACTCGCTGCCGTGGGTGTCGAAGACCGACTATCCGTATCAGCACGCCCACGATCCATTTGCGCCGCCGGTGCCATTGCGCTCGGCCGCGCAATTGCGGATGCAGTACGAAGGCGAGTCCCGCAACATGACCGCCGCCGATGCGCGCAGTGCGGCTGCGTTGTCTTCGTCGGCGGCGGATTTGCTGAGCGGCATGCCGGGTAGCGGCGCATTGGCCTATGCGCCGGACCAGCAACGAGCGCCTGCACGCGGCGAATCATCGAAGGAAACGATCCGCACGGCGATCTGCGTCGAAGCGCGCGACCCGAAGCGCGCGGCCGGTCCGAAGGCCGAAACCGAGGCGTTCGGCAGCGGCCACAAGCTGCTGCATGTGTTCATGCCGCCGCTCACCGAACTCGACGACTTTCTCGACCTGCTCGCCGCGGTCGAAGCGACGGCCGCCGAGTTGCAGATGAAGGTGATCGTCGAAGGCTATCCGCCGCCGCGCGACGCCCGCCTCAAAGTGTTGCAGGTGACGCCGGACCCGGGCGTGATCGAGGTGAACATTCACCCGGCGTCGAGCTGGGAGCAGTTGGTCAGTCACACCGAGTATCTGTATCAGTCGGCGCATGAAACCTATCTGAGCACCGAGAAGTTCATGACCGACGGCCGGCATACCGGCACCGGCGGCGGCAATCACTTCGTACTCGGCGGCGCGACGCCCGCCGACAGTCCGTTCCTGCGCCGTCCCGATCTGCTGGCCAGTTTGATCGCGTACTGGCACAACCATCCGTCGCTGTCTTATCTGTTCTCCGGGCTGTTCATCGGGCCGACCAGCCAGGCGCCGCGCGTCGATGAAGCGCGCAACGATCAGGTGTATGAACTGGAGGTGGCGTTCCGCGAATTGCAGCGGCAGATCGACCTGCTCGGCGGACGTGAAAGCGCGAATTTGCCGGCATGGATGATCGACCGGTCGCTGCGCAACATCCTGATCGATGTGACCGGCAACACGCACCGCGCCGAGTTCTGCATCGACAAGCTCTATTCGCCGGATGGCCCGACCGGCCGGCTTGGCCTGCTGGAATTGCGCGGCTTCGAAATGCCGCCGCACGCGCGCATGAGCCTGGTGCAGCAGTTGTTGCTGCGCGCGCTGGTGGCGCGGTTCTGGCACACGCCGTACACGCAGCGGCTCACGCGCTGGGGCACCGAACTGCACGACCGCTTCATGCTCGGCACCTTCGTGAAGATGGATTTCGACGACGTGCTGGGCGAACTGAACGAGGCCGGTTTTGCGTTCGACAGCAGCTGGTTCGCGCCGCACTTCGAGTTTCGCTTCCCGCTGGTCGGCCAGACCACGGTGAACGGCGTCTCGCTGACCATCCGCAATGCGCTCGAACCGTGGCACGTCATGGGCGAAGAGGGCTCGGTGGGCGGCACGGTGCGGTACGTGGATTCGTCGGTGGAAAGGCTCGAAGTGCGCGCGCTCGGCTTGAACGGCAACCGCCATGTGCTGGCCGTCAACGGCGTGCCGGTGCCGTTGCAGCCCACCGGCCGCGTCAGCGAATATGTGGCCGGCGTGCGTTTTCGCGCGTGGTCGCAGCCATCGGCGCTGCATCCCACCATCGGCGTGGATGCGCCGCTCACTTTCGACCTGGTCGATACATGGAGTGGCCGTTCGGTGGGCGGATGCCAGTATCATGTCGCTCATCCGGGTGGACGTAGTTACGAGACGTTCCCGGTCAACTCCTACGAAGCGGAAAGCCGGCGGCGCGCGCGCTTCTTCGCGTCCGGGCATACGCCGGGGCCGCTCGCGGTGGACACGCCGCAGCGTAGTCTGGAGTTTCCGTTCACGCTGGACCTGCGCTACTGGTAA